GACCTCTTACTCCCACTTTGTCCTCTATTGTTCGCTCCACTCCTTTGGCCTTAATTGAACTTCTAGTTTCTTTGTTGCAACATGCATATATCAAGTCGTGGCGTCTGATGTTTCAGATGCTATCTTAAAATCTCAGTGGAAGCATCACCATTTTGATATGTGCTATGTTTTCTAAACCCACTTTCTGTCACCATTCCTGAATTTGAAGTCCACTTATCTTTATGTTTGCTGATGATGGTTGATCACCATATAGCTCCCACAACATGCTTTCCTCAGAAATGAAAGTTTATCATTGATCTTTTTTTTCCCTAAAAGAAAGTGAGCCCTTTTAGCAGCATTTGTAATTTGCATAGGACCTTGTTGTCCTAGCAATATATTGTTTTCTGCTCCTACAATACTTACATCAATGCCATTCTACTTCATTGTCACAGGGTGCCACAATAGTTGATCTTTCTGTCATCATTGCACCTGCTCCAGAATATCAGCCACCCCCTACTGCCTCTGCTCCACCAATGGTATGATATGCTCACCTTCTTACTGTTACATCGGTTATGTGAAGTTGTATCCTGAACTGAACATAGGATGCAATTATGCAGTATTTATATACGAGTAACTGATTTTTTGCTTTGATTCGTCAAAACCACACCACTGTAGTTTGCTGTATGTAGGGGCATTGGCACACGCCTGCTTATTAACTACAAATCAAATGAATAGGTGCAACGGACTACAATCGCAAGTTCTAGTTGCATTGGGCATTGGCAAGCTGAACCTATGCCATTTTCATTTACATTCCATTAGTTAGTGTCTGTACTTCTATTAGGTCAATTTGAAGGGATACCAATTAGGTGTCAAACTAGAATTCATTCAGTATTGCTAAGCATTCAGTCTAATGGTGCACTGCATATGTTCATCTACTTGGCATGCAGTTGCTGCCCCCTTCAAGAATTATCTAGTGCACTTTTTGTGCACCAGAGCTAATTTCATGGTTTGCCCAGAATTGTATTTTTAGTGACTAAAGGAATTCTTTATTTTAGCGGTTATGTAGGAACAATTGCAAACATTCGCCTGTTAAATGTTGTGGTTAACATGTACTGAACATTATATTCTGTTGTCAGAGTGGAACCAGAGTTCCAGTTGGTGGAGACAACAACGTTGTCCACAAGGCTGAGGATGTCGTCAGCACTATGCTTGCTAAGGGTTTTGTCCTAGGCAAAGACGCGGTTGGCAAGGCCAAAGCTTTCGACGAGAAGCACGGCTTCACATCCACAGCTGGTGCCAAGGTGGCCTCCATTGACAAGAAAATCGGCCTGAGCGAGAAGATCACCACAGGCACTTCCATGGTGAGTGAGAAGGTGAAGGAGATGGACCAGAAGTTCCAGGTCTCTGACAAGACCAAGTCTGCTTTCGCTGCTGCCGAGCAGAAGGTGAGCAGCGCTGGATCGGCCATCATGAAGAACAGGTACGTCTTCACCGGCGCATCGTGGGTCACCAACGCGTTCAACAAAGTTGCCAAGGCCGCCACGGATGTTGGGACAATGACCAAGGAGAAGATGGCTGCTGAGGAGCAGCACAAGACTTCagggccttcttctggggggcACTCGTATACGCCCATTCAATGATTCTTTGGCTTTGGTCTTATGTGCCTCCCTCGGCGTGTTGTATTATTGGTGGATGTAAAACATAGATACAGAACAGATCAGGCCTCCTGCCATATGTTCATCGTTCCATGTGTTAAATTTCGCACTGCAGGAATTTTTGTTTTCGTAGACCAGGAAAGTATGGTGATACCAATGCATTTAGCTTATATGAATCCATGTTCAGGCTGGTTCTGGTTGAGATTCAAATGAACTTGTGATGAACTGGTGGGAATAATAATACGGTGGTGGTGTTTCCAGAAAGTTGGGTCAATTGGGTGTCCCCTGCTGACTGCTGAATGAACGTGTTCTCGACTTGCCGGCTTTGCTTAATGGCAATTCACATTGGATTCATGAAAGTGTATTCAAACTTTATAGCTCGGCGGTTTGGGACGTCGATTAGGTGCAGTCTTCTATTCGGCCTTGCTACTAAGCGTAACAACAAGGTCGTTGTAGTATAGTGGTGAGTATTCCCGCCTGTCACGCGGGTGACCCGGGTTCGATCCCCGGCAACGGCGCATTTTTTTTTTTAGATTTTAACTGCTCTTTTTTTAATCAGTCTCCAGAGCCGTTCCGTCCCAGGCATGCTCTCACTTTTCTTATACAGGAGATTCTGTAATCTGTTTTATGCAGCAGATTTTTGACAGTCATA
The genomic region above belongs to Panicum hallii strain FIL2 chromosome 4, PHallii_v3.1, whole genome shotgun sequence and contains:
- the LOC112888967 gene encoding binding partner of ACD11 1-like, which produces MATAAAEVPVSAPVRTVKVTNVSLSATVQDIKEFFSFSGDIEHVEMQSGDEWSQVAYVTFKDAQGAETAFLLSGATIVDLSVIIAPAPEYQPPPTASAPPMSGTRVPVGGDNNVVHKAEDVVSTMLAKGFVLGKDAVGKAKAFDEKHGFTSTAGAKVASIDKKIGLSEKITTGTSMVSEKVKEMDQKFQVSDKTKSAFAAAEQKVSSAGSAIMKNRYVFTGASWVTNAFNKVAKAATDVGTMTKEKMAAEEQHKTSGPSSGGHSYTPIQ